The DNA sequence CTAAAAAGTTTGATGGGGAAGTCGTTCGTGAATTGACGTCACAAGAGGTAAAACAAATTGCTGGACGAGCAGGACGCAAAGGGATTTATGAAATCGGCTATGTCACATGCTTAGATGAGCATTTGGCATTTGTAAAAGAAAAGCTAGAATGTAAAGATGAAGTCATTGAGCAGGCTATTATTGGTCCACATGAATCGATGCTTGAAATTAAAGGGATTCCTTTGATTGAGAAACTAATGATTTGGGAAAATCATTATCAAGATATTCACCATTATAAAAAGATGGATATCGAGCGGTATTTGTTTGTATTGACTCAAATTAAACACTATAAGCTCTCGCAATGGGTACAATGGAAAATTATGAAACTACCTGTAAATTTCATGCAAATGGATTTATTGAATTTATTATTACTCTATATCGAGGAACACTTTATCAATGGAAATAGTGAATTAACGAAACCTCGTCTACATGCTGAAGATCTTGAAATACTTGAAATTCACTATCAAGAAGTTAATTTATATTACTCTTTTTCAAAAGTGTTCCATCTCGAATTTGATATAAATTGGGTTTATCGTGAACGCTCTAAGGTTAGTAAAAAATTGAATTATTTATTACTGCGCCTCTAAATGAAAGTTTTTAAATATAATGCAGTAAATATGTTTCTGTATATCCAAAATAAAAAAAAGCAACTTTTTAAAAGTTGCTTTTTTTTACTTATTAGGGATCTTGTGAATAAGCTGATATTAATAAATTAATAGTTAATCTTTTTTCATTAGTATCATCCAAATAATAGCTGGATTACTTATTCAACTGAATATAATTTTAATTAATTTGGAATAATTTTTTCTGCTTTTTTCTCGATAATTGGTAAGAAGTATTGGATACATGGTCCAATTAAAAGTGTTGTGATAATTGTTCCAAGTCCTAAAACTCCTCCTAAAGAGAAACCAACTACAATGAAGATAACGTCCATTGTGATACGAACCCATTTGTATTGCCAGCTTGTTTTATCAACAATAATTAATGGTAATTGGTCAGTTGGAGCAACACTTAATTCAGCTGATTTTAAAATTGAGAATCCAATTGCGATAACAACACAGCTAATAGCTACAATTAATAAACGAACAATTAATGGTAAAGCATCAATACCTACGTTATTTAATAAGTTATTAATTAAATCTAAGAATGGTCCTGCTGTAATAACAGCTAAGAATGTTCCTAAACGGATGTATTCACGAGTGAAGATTAACATACCAATAAATACAATTCCCATAACTAAAATATTAGCTTGGCCAACAGTAATGTGTAATAAATTTGCTAAACCTTGCATAAAGATTGTAAAAGAATCAACCCCAGTATTTGATTTAATAAAGAATGCTACCCCCAACTGGATAATGAAACATCCTACTAAAAAGAACATGATTCGAACGATATAGTTTTTAATATTAAATTTACTCATTATAATCCTCCTATGAGACTGTAAAATAAATAGCCCTTACATTTGAAACTGTATACATAATATAAAAAAAATGATAAAAAGTCAACTACTATATGTTATTTTGTCGTATTTATTTTTTTATATTCCATTAAAAGTCAGTTAAACTACTAAATGGAAAAAGCATATAATATAATTAGAATGAAATATTAGGGATTTATTGTATGATAATGATTATTTTATCTAAGAAAAATCAATAATAGTAGGTGAAATACATAGAGAGATCACAAGAAGTTGAAGTGGGGAGGAGGTGTCTGATGTTAATAACACAAGGTAGATATTCATCTTATTTAGATGAATATAATAAAATTACAATACTTGTTCCAAAAAGTTATTATAATGGAGAAATTGCTCCATTTAAGCTTATCAATATGACGACATCAGAGGCTTATGAGTTAAAGGTAGAAGAGAAGTTTGATTTTGGTAACGAGTTAAAATATAGCTTATCTATCCAAGGATTTGTCACAGTAGGAACTGAATATCAAGTCATGGATTGTTATAAAAATACAAGCTATTTATTTTTAGGTTATATTGCGAGAACTGAAGAATTTGATAAACGGTTTTATTATAATGGTGATGATTTGGGGCCAAGTTACAGTAAGAACATGACAAGATTTAAACTATGGGCACCAACTGCTACACAAGTTCAATTAATTTTATATGAAAATGATGTAACCCATTTTAGACGTATGAAGCGACTATCTAAGGGAATATGGGAACTGACTATTTATCAAGATTTAGAAGGGTGTCGTTATCGATATGAGATTGTTAATAATTTAGTACGCCAAGAAACGATTGATCCTTATGCTATAGCTTCTACTGTAAATGCAGAATATAGTGTCGTTGTGGATCCGTTGAAATGTGTTAAAGTTAAACATGAGTTGAGACCTAAACTAAATAAGCCGACTGACGCCATTATTTACGAATTAAGTATTCGAGATTTTACGATTCATCCATCTTCACGAGTTAAAAATCGTGGGAAATTTTTAGGGATAACAGAAGAGATAATAGATGAAAAAACAGGATATCACTATGGTCTGTCTTATTTAAAGGAATTAGGTGTGACACATATTCAATTACTGCCTATTTTCGATTTTGCTGGTGTCGATGAAAACTTTCCAGAGCAATCTTATAACTGGGGATATAACCCAGTCCAGTATAATGTTCCAGAAGGAAGCTATGCTTTAAATCCGAAAGATCCTTATTCACGTATTAATGAATTAAGAACGATGGTTAACATCCTACATGAGCATGGGTTTGGTGTGATTATGGATGTGGTTTATAATCATGTTTATGAACGACGGACCTTCCCGTTTGATGCAATGGTTCCAACTTATTTTTATCGTTATGATTATCAAGGAATGCCATCAGATGGAACAGGGTGTGGTAATGATTTGGCAACAGAACGACTCATGGTTCGTAAATATATTTTAGATTCAGTTAAGTTCTGGGTAGAAGAGTATGGAATCGATGGATTTCGCTTTGATTTGATGGGAATTATTGACGTTGATACGATGAATGAAATTCGTCAACTTTGTGAGGAACTTTATCCAAGTATTCTTCTTTATGGTGAGGGGTGGGATATGAATACCCCATTACCACAAGCTCAAAAGGCTGCTAAGTTTAATGCTTTTAAGCTACCACGAATTGGCCATTTTAATGATGCGTTCCGGGATAATATTAAAGGACATACCTTTAATCATCAGGATCGAGGATTAGCGCTTGGAAATTTCGGATATGCGAATGCTGGAAAACAGTTGCTAGCAGGTAGTTCAGGTTTGATCGAAGGCGAAACATATATGTTTTATGATCCTTCTCAAAGTATTAATTATGTCGAGTGTCATGATAATCATACATTATGGGATCGGATGAAATTATCGAATAGTGATGAAAATGATGAAACGCGTGAAAAACGTCAAATCTTAGCGGCAGCGATGGTGATTTTCGCTCAAGGAATTCCGTTTATTCATTGTGGACAGGAATTTTTTAGAAGTAAGAATGGAATTGAAAATAGCTATAATGTCTCAGATGAAATTAATGCTATTCATTGGGATGAAGTTTATGAACATGAAAAGAGTATTAATTTGATTAAAGGCTACATCAAAATCCGTAAAGCTCACGGTGCTTTTCGTTTTTCAAATGCAATTCTTGTAAAAAAACATCTACGCATTTTTCAACATCATCATTCTGTGATAGAATATACATTGAAAAATGTTAAAGACTATGGGTGTTGGGACGAAATCCATATTTTCTTTAATACACAAAATCGTGAAGTAAATATTCCAATCGTCACAAATGATTTTATATTGATTGCTGATGAGCATCAAAGTGGAACGGAAGGTATTAAATCGATTGAAGGTGAATTGAAAATGGCACCGCTCAGTACGATAATTCTAGTGAAATGATTTGATCTTTGAATCAGTCGTCTCTTTCATTTGGTGATGAATGAACGCAAAAAAGATAAAAGTAGATAGTGAAAACTCCTTAGCACTGCTAAGGAGTTTTTGTTGAGAAATGGAGTGCACATCATGACAGAAGTAGTGAATATTAAAGTAGAAGGCGTTGTTGATGAATTAATTCTCAATTCAATGCAAGTTTTAAACCAAGCATTCTATCAAGCTTCTGCAATCAACCAAGCAGACGAGTATGCATTAGTGTTTGAATTTCAAGAAGAGGTTGATGGTGATTATCTTGTGGTGACGGGAACCTTGAAAGATGATACGCAGACGATTAAGCGACAATTTGAAGTGAATGAATCAAAGACACGTAAATATGCTTATTTAGCTGTTTATTTATTGTTATTACAACGTGAAACTGGACGTGTTCAATCATGGGGATTATTAAATGGGATGCGCCCAACAAAACTGGTTCATGGAATGAAAAAGCGTGGATTTACCGACCAAGAAATTAAAGATTATATGCAGGAAGAATATTTAGTTTCAGATGAGAAAATTAATTTATTGCTAGAGGTTGCCAATCATCAATTAAAAGTGATTCCTGACCTACATACGATTCAAAATGAAGTGAGTATTTATATTGGGATTCCATTTTGTCCCACACGTTGTGCATACTGTACATTCCCAGCTTATGCTCATGGACCATTCAAAAAGTGGGTAGATCCATTTTTAGAAGCATTACTTGAAGAAATTAAAATCGTGGGTGCTTTTATTAAAGAACGTCAATTATCTGTCACTTCAATTTATTTTGGAGGAGGAACAGCAACGACGTTAACCGCAGAGCAGTTTGAAAAGTTATTAATTACAGTTTATGAAAACATTGCAAATTCACAAGAGGTTCGTGAAATTACAGTAGAAGCGGGGCGTCCAGATACGATTACACCTGAGAAATTA is a window from the Turicibacter bilis genome containing:
- the pulA gene encoding type I pullulanase, translated to MLITQGRYSSYLDEYNKITILVPKSYYNGEIAPFKLINMTTSEAYELKVEEKFDFGNELKYSLSIQGFVTVGTEYQVMDCYKNTSYLFLGYIARTEEFDKRFYYNGDDLGPSYSKNMTRFKLWAPTATQVQLILYENDVTHFRRMKRLSKGIWELTIYQDLEGCRYRYEIVNNLVRQETIDPYAIASTVNAEYSVVVDPLKCVKVKHELRPKLNKPTDAIIYELSIRDFTIHPSSRVKNRGKFLGITEEIIDEKTGYHYGLSYLKELGVTHIQLLPIFDFAGVDENFPEQSYNWGYNPVQYNVPEGSYALNPKDPYSRINELRTMVNILHEHGFGVIMDVVYNHVYERRTFPFDAMVPTYFYRYDYQGMPSDGTGCGNDLATERLMVRKYILDSVKFWVEEYGIDGFRFDLMGIIDVDTMNEIRQLCEELYPSILLYGEGWDMNTPLPQAQKAAKFNAFKLPRIGHFNDAFRDNIKGHTFNHQDRGLALGNFGYANAGKQLLAGSSGLIEGETYMFYDPSQSINYVECHDNHTLWDRMKLSNSDENDETREKRQILAAAMVIFAQGIPFIHCGQEFFRSKNGIENSYNVSDEINAIHWDEVYEHEKSINLIKGYIKIRKAHGAFRFSNAILVKKHLRIFQHHHSVIEYTLKNVKDYGCWDEIHIFFNTQNREVNIPIVTNDFILIADEHQSGTEGIKSIEGELKMAPLSTIILVK
- the hemZ gene encoding coproporphyrinogen dehydrogenase HemZ, with protein sequence MTEVVNIKVEGVVDELILNSMQVLNQAFYQASAINQADEYALVFEFQEEVDGDYLVVTGTLKDDTQTIKRQFEVNESKTRKYAYLAVYLLLLQRETGRVQSWGLLNGMRPTKLVHGMKKRGFTDQEIKDYMQEEYLVSDEKINLLLEVANHQLKVIPDLHTIQNEVSIYIGIPFCPTRCAYCTFPAYAHGPFKKWVDPFLEALLEEIKIVGAFIKERQLSVTSIYFGGGTATTLTAEQFEKLLITVYENIANSQEVREITVEAGRPDTITPEKLELLKRYNIHRISINPQSFQQKTLDEIGRHHTVEDVIKKYYMAKEHGFDNINMDLIVGLPNEGKEDLAYSLEQIEKLQPESLTVHMLAFKRSSKITQNRGLYTTASKEELQEMGQMTYDFAAAHDYIPYYLYRQKNISGNMENIGYSKVGQESIYNILIMEEAQNILGLGVGASSKYLIGTSVHNPKDLKTYIDSYETYAQKKVETLIESLEIGDTHAN
- a CDS encoding YczE/YyaS/YitT family protein, which produces MSKFNIKNYIVRIMFFLVGCFIIQLGVAFFIKSNTGVDSFTIFMQGLANLLHITVGQANILVMGIVFIGMLIFTREYIRLGTFLAVITAGPFLDLINNLLNNVGIDALPLIVRLLIVAISCVVIAIGFSILKSAELSVAPTDQLPLIIVDKTSWQYKWVRITMDVIFIVVGFSLGGVLGLGTIITTLLIGPCIQYFLPIIEKKAEKIIPN